From Amphritea atlantica, a single genomic window includes:
- the mvaD gene encoding diphosphomevalonate decarboxylase, giving the protein MSISDSVTQQALTKECVIAHYLPASVTPVADSTDTVFAPSNIALCKYWGKRDAELNLPVNSSLSISLAHLGTKTRISVSDQDQVWLNGARLATGDKFARKVIAFIDLFRRDADHRVKVETENNIPTAAGLASSASGFAALMLAVDRFYGLNLEPQVLSAFARMGSGSASRSLYEGFVEWQMGIREDGMDSFALPLDSRWTELRIGLVKVSTGEKAVDSRSGMNRTVETAHLYQSWPLQAAADLERLHQAIAEQDFTRLGETSEQNALSMHATMIASWPPLLYWQPDSVAAMQAIWQARAEGVEVYFTMDAGPNLKLLFTADAEAEVKRRFPGLEVISPFG; this is encoded by the coding sequence TTGAGTATATCTGATTCTGTGACGCAGCAGGCGTTGACCAAAGAGTGCGTGATCGCACACTATCTGCCAGCCAGTGTTACGCCGGTGGCAGATAGCACTGACACTGTGTTTGCGCCGAGTAATATCGCGCTGTGCAAATATTGGGGTAAGCGTGATGCTGAGCTGAACCTGCCGGTTAACAGCAGCTTATCGATCTCTCTGGCCCACCTGGGTACAAAGACCCGTATCTCGGTCAGCGATCAGGATCAGGTCTGGCTGAACGGTGCGCGCCTGGCCACTGGCGATAAATTCGCCCGTAAGGTGATCGCCTTTATCGACCTGTTTCGTCGTGATGCGGATCACCGGGTTAAAGTGGAAACCGAAAACAATATTCCCACGGCTGCGGGACTGGCGTCATCTGCGTCCGGCTTTGCCGCGCTGATGCTGGCGGTAGACCGGTTTTATGGCCTTAATCTGGAACCTCAGGTGCTGTCAGCCTTTGCCCGCATGGGCAGCGGCAGTGCCAGTCGCTCCCTCTATGAAGGTTTCGTCGAGTGGCAAATGGGGATTCGCGAAGACGGTATGGATAGCTTTGCGCTGCCGTTAGATAGCCGTTGGACGGAACTGCGGATCGGACTGGTGAAAGTCAGTACTGGTGAAAAAGCGGTCGATTCCCGTTCCGGGATGAACCGTACCGTGGAAACCGCGCACCTGTATCAGAGCTGGCCACTCCAGGCGGCCGCTGATCTTGAACGGTTGCATCAGGCGATTGCGGAACAGGATTTTACCCGTCTGGGGGAAACCTCCGAACAGAATGCCCTGTCGATGCATGCCACGATGATCGCCTCCTGGCCGCCACTGTTGTATTGGCAGCCAGATTCGGTTGCCGCTATGCAGGCTATCTGGCAGGCCCGTGCTGAAGGGGTCGAAGTCTACTTTACCATGGATGCCGGTCCCAACCTGAAACTGCTGTTTACCGCCGATGCCGAGGCTGAGGTTAAACGGCGTTTTCCCGGACTGGAAGTGATCAGTCCGTTTGGCTGA
- a CDS encoding DNA polymerase II — translation MRGPQDLTAEAADISGFILTRQQLDTPEGISFQFWLKAGNDALPVTVAAQEGVFFVLEEDVDRIESLLSSQLKQTSASTPGWRLQSLPLKDLQQRPVCGLYSNSLTTYRQLTDLLQTYAIPMIEEDIRPVDRFLMERFIQDSARVRVSGPTVKLQPADIEPRLTMLSVDIETTMRADRIFSIGLYSDQLRKVLIVGEGQNEPWLEYVNDERALLQAFVREVQRCDPDIFIGWNVVGFDFRVLQERARRLQVQLNLGRDGSRIQVIESASGKWFCRIAGRVVLDGIDTLKGATWHFESFSLEYVSNQMLDRGKLLGQQMDEGLNRGEEIQQVYREDPRRLAEYNLEDCKLVWDIFEHAQLLHYLVERSRLTGLPLDKVGGSAASFDNLYLPRLHRKGYVAPVYASGESQMGAPGGYVMDSRPGLYHQVLVLDFKSLYPSIIRTFMVDPYALAEGTGTECDPGDLVPGFNHAIFSRKEAILPDIIERLWQARDRAKAEKNAPLSQAIKIIMNSFYGVLGSDVCRFFDQRLSGSITLRGHEILTRTKAKIEEQFGYQVIYGDTDSVFVWLGDDFPVDQAPQEGRRLEQFLNRWWQDEVQQHFGLTCHLELEYETHYRRFLMPTMRHSEKGTKKRYAGIRHFSDGTEELIFKGLESVRSDWTPLARRVQRELYRLIFSDTPYAGYLKQIVSQLKTGELDSELVYRKRLRRPLDEYSKNRPPHVQAAQKAQDQFAKEGKNRPFTAGMYIEYLITVNGPEPLLFARSPIDYQHYLDRQLTPVADSILMFLDDSFEALYAPQIDLF, via the coding sequence GTGCGGGGACCGCAGGATCTCACGGCTGAAGCGGCTGATATCAGCGGCTTTATTCTGACCCGGCAGCAGCTTGATACTCCGGAGGGGATCAGCTTCCAGTTCTGGCTGAAAGCCGGGAATGATGCGCTGCCGGTGACGGTTGCGGCTCAGGAGGGGGTGTTCTTTGTGCTTGAGGAGGATGTAGACCGGATTGAGTCGCTGTTGAGCTCGCAGCTTAAACAGACCTCTGCATCCACGCCTGGCTGGCGACTCCAGTCACTGCCACTGAAAGATCTCCAGCAACGCCCTGTCTGTGGTCTGTATAGTAACTCGCTGACAACCTACCGCCAACTGACCGATCTGCTGCAAACCTATGCGATTCCGATGATCGAAGAGGATATTCGCCCGGTTGACCGGTTTCTGATGGAACGCTTTATTCAGGACAGCGCCCGGGTACGTGTCAGCGGGCCGACGGTAAAGCTGCAGCCGGCGGATATAGAACCCCGGCTGACCATGCTATCGGTGGATATCGAAACCACCATGCGCGCAGACAGGATCTTCTCTATCGGTCTCTATTCCGATCAGCTGCGTAAGGTGCTGATTGTCGGTGAAGGGCAGAATGAACCCTGGCTTGAATATGTTAACGATGAACGGGCACTGCTGCAGGCGTTTGTCCGGGAAGTACAGCGCTGTGACCCGGATATCTTTATTGGTTGGAATGTGGTCGGTTTCGATTTTCGGGTGCTGCAGGAACGGGCCAGACGGCTGCAGGTGCAACTGAACCTTGGCCGTGACGGCAGTCGTATTCAGGTGATTGAATCGGCCAGCGGCAAATGGTTCTGTCGTATCGCCGGACGCGTGGTTCTGGATGGTATCGATACCCTGAAAGGTGCCACCTGGCATTTCGAAAGCTTCTCGCTGGAGTATGTCTCCAATCAGATGCTGGATCGCGGCAAGCTGCTGGGACAGCAGATGGATGAAGGTCTTAACCGGGGTGAGGAGATTCAGCAGGTCTACCGGGAAGACCCCCGGCGGCTGGCAGAATACAATCTGGAAGACTGCAAGCTGGTATGGGATATCTTTGAACATGCTCAGCTGCTGCACTATCTGGTTGAACGCAGCCGTCTCACCGGTCTGCCACTGGATAAGGTCGGGGGATCGGCGGCGTCTTTTGATAACCTGTATCTGCCACGCCTGCATCGCAAAGGTTATGTGGCCCCGGTGTATGCCTCCGGAGAGTCGCAGATGGGTGCCCCGGGCGGCTATGTGATGGATTCCCGTCCGGGTCTCTACCATCAGGTGCTGGTGCTCGATTTTAAGAGCCTGTACCCAAGTATTATCCGCACCTTTATGGTGGACCCCTATGCCCTGGCTGAAGGAACCGGGACCGAGTGTGATCCCGGGGATCTGGTGCCGGGCTTTAACCACGCGATCTTCTCCCGCAAAGAGGCGATTCTGCCGGATATTATCGAACGTCTGTGGCAGGCGAGGGACCGGGCAAAAGCGGAGAAAAATGCGCCGCTGTCCCAGGCGATTAAGATCATTATGAACAGCTTCTACGGGGTGCTGGGATCCGATGTCTGTCGCTTTTTTGATCAGCGATTGTCCGGCTCCATTACCCTGCGGGGCCATGAGATTCTCACCCGCACCAAAGCGAAGATTGAGGAACAGTTTGGTTATCAGGTGATCTACGGAGATACCGATTCGGTGTTTGTCTGGCTGGGGGATGATTTCCCGGTGGATCAGGCACCACAGGAAGGCCGCAGGCTGGAACAGTTTCTGAACCGCTGGTGGCAGGATGAGGTGCAGCAGCATTTCGGCCTGACCTGTCATCTGGAGCTGGAGTATGAAACCCACTACCGTCGCTTCCTGATGCCCACCATGCGCCACTCGGAGAAAGGTACCAAGAAACGCTATGCTGGTATCCGCCATTTTTCTGATGGAACCGAGGAGCTTATTTTTAAAGGGCTGGAGTCGGTTCGTTCCGACTGGACGCCGCTGGCGCGGCGGGTACAGCGGGAGCTTTATCGGTTGATTTTCAGCGATACCCCCTATGCCGGTTATCTCAAACAGATTGTCAGCCAGTTGAAAACCGGCGAGCTGGACAGCGAACTGGTGTACCGTAAGCGGCTGCGACGGCCGCTGGATGAGTACAGTAAAAACCGCCCACCCCATGTGCAGGCGGCGCAGAAAGCGCAGGACCAGTTTGCCAAAGAGGGCAAGAACCGGCCTTTCACAGCCGGTATGTATATTGAGTATCTGATCACGGTCAATGGCCCGGAGCCACTGCTGTTTGCCCGTTCTCCCATC
- the fni gene encoding type 2 isopentenyl-diphosphate Delta-isomerase, with amino-acid sequence MSDQTNDRKIEHIRAIEKDPLTDRDGRFFDQIHLIHRGLPELALEQIDTSVEFLGKRLSFPLLISSMTGGDHSLIKTINRNLAEAAERTGVALAVGSQRVMFTQPSARESFDLRSYAPNTVLLGNIGAVQLNYDFSLDQCQRAVDLLGADGLYLHLNPLQEAVQPEGDTDFSGLREKIAAIATGLNKPVLLKEVGAGLSPADIEMGIAAGIRWFDLAGSGGTSWSRIEHHRSEKSGDDLGLCFQDWGIPTPQALKLAQPYQNSAGFIASGGLRDGIDMVKSVILGASLCGMAAPFLKPAMDSADSVVRVIEQRRREFTTAMFLLGMPDVNSLFMNRALILGER; translated from the coding sequence ATGTCTGATCAGACCAACGACCGAAAAATTGAGCATATCCGGGCGATTGAGAAAGATCCGCTGACGGATCGTGACGGTCGTTTTTTTGACCAGATCCACCTCATCCACCGGGGGTTACCTGAGCTGGCGCTGGAGCAGATCGATACTTCGGTCGAGTTTCTCGGTAAAAGGCTCAGCTTTCCGCTGCTGATCTCTTCCATGACCGGTGGTGATCACTCTCTGATTAAAACTATCAATCGCAATCTGGCTGAAGCTGCGGAACGGACCGGTGTCGCGCTGGCGGTAGGGTCGCAGCGGGTTATGTTTACTCAGCCATCCGCGCGTGAAAGCTTTGATCTGCGGTCATATGCGCCGAATACTGTGCTGTTGGGGAATATCGGCGCAGTGCAGCTGAATTATGATTTCTCCCTTGATCAGTGTCAGCGCGCCGTTGATCTGCTGGGGGCTGATGGTCTGTATCTGCACCTGAACCCGCTTCAGGAGGCGGTGCAGCCGGAGGGCGATACTGACTTCTCTGGTCTGCGGGAAAAGATTGCCGCCATTGCAACGGGACTGAACAAACCGGTATTGCTGAAAGAGGTGGGGGCGGGGTTATCACCTGCAGATATCGAAATGGGAATCGCCGCGGGTATACGCTGGTTTGATCTGGCCGGTTCAGGCGGGACGTCATGGAGTCGCATTGAGCATCATCGCAGTGAAAAAAGCGGTGATGATCTGGGGCTCTGCTTCCAGGATTGGGGAATTCCGACGCCGCAGGCCCTTAAACTGGCTCAGCCGTATCAAAATAGTGCAGGTTTCATCGCCAGTGGCGGTCTCAGGGATGGGATTGATATGGTTAAATCTGTTATACTCGGCGCCTCGCTCTGCGGCATGGCCGCACCGTTCCTGAAACCGGCAATGGATTCCGCCGATTCAGTGGTCAGGGTAATAGAGCAACGCCGGCGTGAATTCACCACAGCTATGTTTTTGCTGGGAATGCCGGATGTTAATAGTTTATTTATGAATCGGGCTCTCATTCTGGGCGAGCGTTGA
- a CDS encoding mevalonate kinase has protein sequence MKACAPGKLILSGEHSAVYGAPAIALAVNRYIHCHTLFSPIDGLSLRLPDAGWQTQLSWSELRQLTERLNLRYSQYEQGLLGAGEILEAPHQLALYALSQCLTDVDPKTGLQLEIHSQLPLGSGMGSSAALSAAVTTLGQSLYSQPLDTPELFQRVRYCERLCHGRGGLIDAATVSYGGLVEVETGQVRQLTVKLAAGWYYIHTGAPEAGTGECVDFVRKRFSESSIWQDFTTVTRALSAAIVKGDDPRQLIRENHRLLTTIGVVPEPVQQFIAALEKQGGAAKVSGAGAVSGDSAGALICFAPGVDLAALCQQGGYSFMVIEEDSEGARLED, from the coding sequence ATGAAGGCCTGCGCCCCCGGTAAACTGATTCTCAGTGGAGAACACTCGGCAGTTTACGGGGCACCGGCTATCGCACTGGCGGTTAACCGCTATATCCACTGTCACACTCTATTCTCCCCAATTGATGGACTGAGTCTGCGGTTGCCCGATGCGGGTTGGCAGACACAGCTGAGCTGGTCTGAACTGAGGCAACTGACTGAACGTCTGAATCTCCGCTATAGCCAATATGAGCAGGGGCTGCTGGGGGCAGGTGAGATTCTCGAAGCGCCCCATCAGTTGGCGCTTTATGCTCTTAGCCAGTGTTTGACAGACGTCGATCCGAAAACCGGTTTACAACTGGAGATCCATTCTCAGTTGCCGTTAGGTTCCGGTATGGGATCTTCCGCAGCCCTCAGCGCCGCCGTCACCACCCTGGGTCAGTCACTTTATTCTCAGCCACTGGATACGCCTGAACTGTTTCAGCGGGTGCGCTATTGTGAGCGCCTCTGTCATGGCCGGGGTGGACTGATCGATGCCGCCACCGTGAGCTATGGCGGACTGGTTGAGGTGGAAACGGGTCAGGTTAGGCAGTTGACGGTGAAGTTGGCAGCAGGTTGGTATTATATTCACACCGGTGCCCCCGAAGCCGGTACCGGTGAGTGTGTCGATTTTGTCCGTAAACGTTTTAGTGAATCGTCTATCTGGCAGGATTTCACCACAGTGACCCGGGCGCTGAGCGCTGCTATTGTTAAGGGGGATGACCCGCGGCAACTGATTCGGGAAAACCACCGTTTACTGACTACCATTGGTGTCGTACCTGAGCCGGTACAGCAGTTTATCGCTGCGCTGGAAAAGCAGGGGGGGGCCGCTAAAGTGAGTGGTGCCGGTGCAGTATCCGGGGATTCTGCCGGTGCTTTGATCTGTTTTGCCCCGGGAGTTGATCTGGCAGCACTGTGCCAGCAAGGCGGCTACAGTTTTATGGTTATTGAAGAGGATAGCGAGGGAGCCCGACTTGAGGATTAA
- a CDS encoding hydroxymethylglutaryl-CoA reductase produces the protein MKSHKVQQAPIPMRTVGPIKISGHVLNEKVSVPLATYETPLWPSVGRGARISALTDEGIKTTVVDERMSRSILLEADDALEAYTALESIKARQDDLNQVVATTSRFAKLIDMNSQIVANLIYLRLEFTTGDASGHNMVTNAADKLIPWILSEYPQLRYSSISANYCSDKKATAVNGILGRGKYVISEILIPRDLCERRLKTTPEKVVDLNIKKNLIGTMLAGGLRSANAHYANMLLAFYLATGQDAANIVEGSQGIVHAEVRNGDLYFSCTLPNLIVGSVGNGKGIDFVEQNLAALGCKESREPGENARRLAAICAATVLCGELSLMAAQTNPGELMESHLKMER, from the coding sequence ATGAAATCCCATAAAGTTCAGCAAGCACCGATTCCAATGCGTACCGTCGGGCCGATTAAAATCAGCGGACATGTGCTGAACGAAAAAGTTTCAGTGCCTTTGGCGACCTACGAAACCCCGCTCTGGCCCTCTGTCGGCCGGGGAGCGCGTATCTCAGCGCTGACTGACGAGGGTATCAAGACCACTGTTGTCGATGAGCGTATGAGTCGTTCGATTCTGCTTGAGGCGGATGACGCGCTCGAGGCTTACACTGCGCTGGAGTCGATTAAAGCCCGTCAGGATGATCTTAATCAGGTTGTGGCAACGACCAGCCGGTTTGCCAAACTGATCGATATGAATAGTCAGATTGTTGCTAACCTGATCTATCTGCGTCTGGAGTTCACCACCGGGGATGCCTCGGGTCATAATATGGTGACCAATGCCGCGGATAAACTGATTCCGTGGATTCTGAGTGAATACCCACAGCTGCGTTACTCTTCGATTTCGGCAAACTACTGTTCAGATAAGAAAGCGACCGCGGTTAACGGAATTCTGGGGCGGGGTAAATATGTGATCAGTGAGATTCTGATTCCCCGTGATCTCTGTGAGCGACGGCTTAAAACCACGCCTGAAAAAGTGGTTGATCTGAATATCAAGAAAAACCTAATTGGTACCATGCTGGCGGGCGGATTGCGCAGTGCTAATGCCCACTATGCCAATATGTTGCTGGCTTTTTATCTGGCCACGGGTCAGGATGCCGCTAATATTGTTGAAGGATCACAGGGGATTGTGCATGCCGAGGTGCGTAATGGCGATCTGTATTTCTCCTGTACTCTGCCTAACCTGATTGTGGGTAGCGTCGGTAACGGTAAAGGGATCGACTTTGTCGAACAAAATCTGGCCGCTCTCGGGTGTAAAGAATCTCGCGAGCCGGGTGAAAATGCCCGCAGGCTTGCGGCTATCTGCGCCGCCACAGTGCTTTGTGGTGAGCTGTCTTTGATGGCCGCTCAGACCAATCCGGGCGAGTTGATGGAATCTCATCTTAAAATGGAACGCTGA
- a CDS encoding hydroxymethylglutaryl-CoA synthase, translating into MSVGIDEISFYTSNYFLDLKNLAMVQEIDAEKYYQGIGQEKMGMPAPDEDVVTMAANAALPLIERVGPDAISTVMFATETGIDQSKSAGVYVHRLLGLTSRCRVVELKQACYSATAAIQMACALVARQPEKKVLVIASDVARYDLGTSGEATQGCGAVALLIAASPRLVELDPEVGNHTEDVMDFWRPNYRSTALVDGKYSTKIYLQSLKHAWEHFREVSSLAFTDFQHFCYHLPFTRMAQKAHKHLARINNSVLTPELLDLQVEDTLLYNRIIGNSYTASMYIGLASLLENCKQNLAGKRVGFFSYGSGSVAEFFSGKIVSGYEKYLHGDRHQSMLDARSEVSYEEYLELYNDTDPVDGGVHTKTEGTTGRFRLAGISHHKREYISC; encoded by the coding sequence ATGTCCGTCGGTATTGATGAAATCAGCTTTTACACCTCCAATTATTTTCTGGATCTGAAAAACCTGGCAATGGTCCAGGAGATCGATGCTGAAAAATATTATCAGGGTATAGGGCAGGAGAAGATGGGGATGCCTGCCCCGGATGAAGATGTCGTTACGATGGCGGCAAATGCAGCCCTGCCTCTGATTGAACGGGTTGGACCGGATGCCATCAGCACGGTCATGTTCGCCACCGAAACCGGTATCGATCAGTCTAAGTCCGCGGGTGTCTATGTGCATCGGTTGCTTGGTCTGACCTCCCGGTGTCGTGTCGTCGAGCTGAAGCAGGCCTGCTACAGTGCAACGGCCGCGATTCAGATGGCCTGCGCTCTGGTTGCCCGTCAGCCAGAAAAGAAGGTGTTGGTGATCGCTTCTGATGTGGCCCGATATGATTTGGGGACCTCAGGAGAGGCGACTCAGGGATGTGGCGCAGTCGCACTGCTGATTGCAGCCAGCCCCCGGCTGGTGGAACTGGATCCTGAAGTCGGTAATCACACCGAAGATGTGATGGATTTCTGGCGTCCGAACTACCGTTCAACCGCGCTGGTGGATGGTAAGTACTCAACCAAAATCTATCTGCAATCGCTGAAGCATGCCTGGGAACACTTTCGTGAAGTCAGCTCCCTGGCGTTCACTGATTTTCAGCATTTCTGTTATCACCTGCCATTTACCCGTATGGCACAGAAAGCGCACAAACATCTGGCGCGGATCAATAACAGTGTTCTGACCCCTGAGTTGCTCGATCTTCAGGTTGAGGACACCCTGCTGTATAACCGTATTATCGGCAACAGCTACACCGCTTCGATGTATATCGGTCTGGCTTCTCTGCTGGAAAACTGTAAGCAAAACCTGGCGGGTAAACGGGTCGGCTTTTTCAGTTATGGTTCCGGTTCGGTGGCAGAGTTCTTTTCTGGAAAAATTGTCTCCGGCTATGAGAAATACCTTCACGGGGACAGGCATCAGTCGATGCTGGACGCCCGCAGTGAAGTGAGCTACGAAGAGTATCTGGAACTGTACAACGATACCGATCCGGTTGATGGTGGGGTACATACCAAGACGGAAGGTACCACCGGTCGCTTCCGCCTGGCGGGCATCTCCCATCATAAGCGTGAATATATCTCCTGCTAA
- a CDS encoding GHMP kinase, with protein MLMGEHAVLFGQRALACAVDKRITVELSPRADRIVTIDSALAQYRSNLDALRPEPELSFVLSAIERQSAQLSTGFDLQIRSEFSHTVGLGSSAAVTAAVVTALQAFIGNDCDDSQALFTEALAVVHQVQDGRGSGTDLVAAVFGGVVGYTVGSADVAPRIKRLQGIPAISLYYVGYKMKTPDVLKRVEGFAAHSPELYDGLYRLMGQTTEQAEQAVDSADWSQFGRLMNIYQGLMDALGVNDRQLAEIIYTLRSEPEVLGAKISGSGLGDCVLALGCPANLQLAYEQIPVTVSAEGVTVEYI; from the coding sequence ATGCTGATGGGTGAGCACGCTGTGCTGTTTGGTCAGCGGGCGCTGGCCTGTGCGGTGGATAAGCGTATTACTGTTGAGCTGTCTCCCCGAGCAGACCGGATTGTTACTATCGACTCGGCACTCGCCCAATACCGTTCGAACCTGGATGCACTCAGGCCAGAGCCTGAACTCAGCTTTGTACTCTCGGCTATCGAGCGACAATCTGCTCAGCTGTCGACTGGTTTTGATCTGCAGATACGTTCAGAATTTTCCCATACAGTTGGGCTTGGATCTTCTGCAGCAGTCACCGCAGCGGTCGTAACCGCACTGCAGGCATTTATCGGTAACGATTGTGATGATTCACAGGCCCTGTTTACTGAAGCGCTGGCGGTAGTTCACCAGGTTCAGGATGGCCGGGGATCCGGTACCGATCTGGTCGCTGCAGTGTTTGGCGGGGTTGTGGGCTATACCGTCGGCAGCGCTGATGTGGCGCCCCGGATTAAAAGGTTGCAGGGCATACCTGCCATCAGTCTTTATTATGTCGGTTATAAGATGAAGACGCCGGATGTGTTGAAGCGGGTGGAAGGTTTTGCCGCTCACTCCCCAGAGCTTTATGACGGCTTGTATCGTCTGATGGGGCAAACCACTGAGCAGGCTGAACAGGCGGTTGACAGTGCCGACTGGTCGCAGTTTGGCCGGCTGATGAACATCTATCAGGGGCTGATGGATGCGCTGGGTGTGAATGACCGCCAGCTGGCCGAGATTATCTACACCCTGCGCAGTGAGCCTGAGGTGCTGGGGGCGAAGATATCCGGATCGGGTCTGGGAGATTGCGTCCTTGCACTGGGGTGTCCCGCTAATCTGCAACTGGCCTATGAACAGATTCCCGTAACTGTATCTGCGGAGGGTGTAACCGTTGAGTATATCTGA